A window of the Diabrotica undecimpunctata isolate CICGRU chromosome 1, icDiaUnde3, whole genome shotgun sequence genome harbors these coding sequences:
- the LOC140432349 gene encoding hexosaminidase D-like, producing the protein MRKTRPQHRSVKIKYPNTYIILFIFVLVICIFYFSLRGSKSLKNEVEEVQSNEEIKEQFIKREKPISFKGHKVVHLDLKGAPPKIDFYKDVFPLLARFGATGVLIEYEDMFPYKDNLINVSATNAYTLQNIREINRLAKEHNLTVIPLIQTFGHLEFILKLKDYEMLREVSEYPQVICPTHQKTEQLLETMVQQMLAAHPDSQFIHIGADEVYYLGICERCTDTMIKHNLSKNLLFIAHIKNVIRIVKHFNPHITVLMWDDEFRSFTDADLANSNLNNNVEPVIWKYTKDVYDELGPSLWDSYQKVFKNVWIASAFKGATGSNEIVPYATHYLQNHRSWMSVVAEYSNQFNFKGIIITGWQRYDHFAVLCELLPVGLPTLAMSLRILLGFNDSPLSPPTEIAKLLKCEQPYALIGPVFGSPKCSFPGGDVLEHVIHFQQLKQEFESILEDSRMKGWMSDYNVAHCFTNINNVESVTTSLGRIRYDLNEIKSLLTSALSEVYDKYTVEEWIETYLKPLETHINLLWDAKKKLVAKTTWNRRPFNKDSCK; encoded by the exons atgagaaaaacaagGCCGCAGCATCGTAGTGTTAAGATAAAATATCCAAATACAtatattatactttttatttttgtcctagttatttgtatattttacttTTCACTGAGAGGCTCAAAAAGCTTAAAAAATGAAGTGGAAGAGGTTCAAAGCAATGAAGAAATCAAGGAACAATTTATTAAGAGAGAAAAACCAATATCTTTCAAAGGGCATAAGGTTGTACATTTAGATTTAAAAGGGGCACCGCCAAAAATAGATTTTTATAAAGATGTATTTCCTTTACTTGCCAGGTTTGGAGCAACTGGAGTTCTTATAGAGTATGAGGATATGTTTCCTTACAAAGATAATTTAATCAATGTTAGTGCCACAAATGCATATACATTACAAAATATTAGGGAAATTAATAGATTAGCAAAAGAGCATAACTTGACAGTTATACCTCTCATTCAAACATTTGGTCATTTGGAGTTTATTTTGAAGCTGAAAGATTATGAGATGTTACGAGAGGTTTCAGAGTATCCACAAGTAATTTGCCCTACACACCAAAAGACTGAACAATTACTAGAAACTATGGTACAACAAATGCTTGCAGCTCATCCAGATAGCCAGTTCATACACATAGGGGCAGATGAAGTCTATTATCTAGGTATTTGTGAACGCTGTACTGATACTATGATCAAACACAACCTCTCAAAGAATCTCTTGTTTATAGCAcatattaaaaatgttattagaATTGTTAAACATTTTAATCCTCATATAACGGTATTAATGTGGGATGATGAGTTTAGATCTTTTACGGATGCAGATCTGGCTAATAGTAATTTAAACAATAATGTTGAACCTGTGATATGGAAATATACTAAAGATGTTTATGATGAGTTAGGTCCGAGCTTGTGGGATAGCTACCAAAAAGTTTTCAAAAATGTTTGGATTGCCAGTGCTTTCAAAGGAGCTACAG GCAGCAATGAGATTGTACCATATGCAACACATTATCTACAAAATCACCGCAGCTGGATGTCTGTGGTTGCAGAATACTcaaatcagtttaattttaaagGTATCATCATTACTGGTTGGCAACGGTATGATCACTTTGCTGTACTGTGTGAACTGTTACCCGTTGGGTTACCAACATTGGCTATGAGTCTCAGAATTTTACTAG GTTTCAACGATTCTCCTCTAAGTCCTCCAACAGAAATCGCAAAGTTATTGAAATGTGAACAACCTTATGCCCTCATTGGTCCCGTGTTTGGCAGTCCTAAATGTTCCTTTCCTGGTGGAGACGTCCTTGAGCATGTCATTCATTTTcaacaattaaaacaagaatttGAATCTATTTTGGAAGATTCCCGCATGAAAGGTTGGATGAGTGATTACAACGTTGCCCATTGTTTTACTAACATCAACAATGTCGAATCAGTCACCACTTCCCTTGGAAGGATCAGATAtgatttaaatgaaattaaatctcTTCTAACCTCTGCTTTATCGGAGGTGTATGATAAGTATACTGTAGAAGAATGGATAGAAACTTATCTTAAGCCTCTAGAGACACACATCAACTTGTTATGGGACGCCAAAAAGAAACTTGTAGCAAAAACAACTTGGAATAGAAGACCCTTTAATAAAGattcttgtaaataa